In Larimichthys crocea isolate SSNF chromosome VI, L_crocea_2.0, whole genome shotgun sequence, one genomic interval encodes:
- the bub1 gene encoding mitotic checkpoint serine/threonine-protein kinase BUB1 isoform X1, protein MSLVFDRLVERFLNVERYADDLRYVNHCIRCASFYSDPVAMYAHIFSKGVGSRTAALYVAWAQQFEERGMNEQADAVYQKALENQAQPADTVLDEYRQFQSRSRGQAAASAGGRNPLQNSHLTNQMSTHREPAAPVKASADCPTKPATVKTIITVSRSETSGAIPSAQSSGVQTVSEYMTDKLVCEGSELCFEEVRAEKYFQKLREKQESQHEELGETTREQCEVKMLGEQYQNMLSINYILEKANQDLEPRGGFTSQASSQRLSADTEAASALSTNPTQHSFGRPRPSNHLSSRRSLGLRLHAEPTFVHETAEPTESLQPSVLPDRSVHSPPPLQPESFEQMNASLHRPAFASAVSADVLHQDGRVQPVRSEHDATHEVTDRRAEPEDRLNMSQGGTGNLSHITPNTSLGFVQATPSRVLPSPTVNTREALDLIMDMFQAPTLLEDPFNNTSVLHAEKDAEHGYPTNGGISSFTKPPSSAPFTVFQDDMDKENGSAAAPSAAEKSRPIRALAEIPTSNKPNDTPPTLMPDESTMWGARYNSLNSLAACPNSTTDFAMLAQFVSTPSTHKTPSNSNFFPNQENHCDGGDAGDEAFMRRQPKKLSPILEQSPLNEVSVSQLVPSTERHGTIVGEGLATAPLSLTSSSITMVQPPPPTMLSFRDQTICPTDGSSALRTAGPDWEVYTSPEQPSKPAPALIPPQSPVRPWSEPFTIMEDLDKPTSPERVQKQVCDVPMSPECALNPDWLAIRSPEVTFKPDLDAFLSPRQLKSRDVPMSPEPLRLCDVPMSPVMMSPDRAPGNDVSMSATPAQTTTAVQLMSDPWDDGLISDLLSSLTPPLTSHPRCITWPCNLPNISPKMTLSMGNASLRVDCVLGEGAFATAYQATDPMTSERMVLKVQKPANPWEFYINIQLDARLHPDVRHLYSNVRSAHLFRDGSVLLTELHNYGTLLNAVNIYKTLSDKVMPQPLVMYFTVCILNMVERLHDIHVVHADIKPDNFLLGERFLENKCFEPENMDHGLVLIDLGQSVDMELFPEGTAFTGKCLTSGFQCTEMLSGKPWNYQTDYFGLAGTVYCMLFGTYMQVTNEGGVWKTNGMFRRNPHSDLWQDFFHTLLNVPDCSSLPDLQSLRCKLTSVLQQNYSSKLPSLKSRLVVLLLENRRATRR, encoded by the exons ATGTCGCTGGTGTTCGACAGGCTGGTGGAGAGATTTCTGAACGTGGAGCGATACGCAGACGACCTGCGATACGTCAACCACTGCATCCGATGT GCGAGTTTTTACTCCGACCCCGTCGCCATGTACGCTCACATCTTCAGCAAAGGTGTCGGCAGCAGGACCGCCGCCCTGTACGTGGCCTGGGCTCAGCAGtttgaggagagagggatgaacgAACAGGCCGACGCCGTGTACCAGAAGGCGCTGGAGAACCAGGCCCAGCCGGCCGACACTGTCCTCGACGAGTacag ACAGTTCCAGTCACGGAGCCGAGGTCAGGCGGCCGCGTCAG CCGGAGGTCGAAACCCGTTACAGAACTCCCATTTAACCAACCAGATGTCGACCCACAGAGAGCCTGCAGCTCCGGTCAAG GCGTCAGCTGACTGTCCGACCAAACCGGCCACCGTCAAAACCATCATAAC CGTCTCTCGCTCGGAGACGTCCGGGGCGATTCCCTCCGCTCAGAGCTCGGGCGTTCAGACTGTATCCGAGTACATGACGGACAAGCTCGTCTGCGAAGGCTCCGAACTTTGTTTCGAGGAAGTCCGAGCGGAGAAATACTTCCAGAAGCTCCGGGAGAAACAAGAGAGCCAGCACGAAGAACTGGGCGAGACGACGAGGGAACAGTGTGAGGTGAAGATGCTGGGGGAGCAGTACCAGAACATGCTGAGCATCAACTACATCCTGGAGAAAGCAAACCAGGACCTGGAGCCACGGGGAGGGTTCACGAGCCAGGCGTCATCACAGAgg CTCTCTGCAGACACTGAAGCAGCCTCTGCTCTGAGCACTAATCCTACCCAGCATTCCTTTGGGCGTCCTCGGCCCTCCAACCATCTGAGCAGCAGGCGCTCTCTCGGCCTGAGGTTACACGCCGAACCGACCTTCGTCCACGAGACCGCCGAGCCGACGGAGTCCCTTCAACCCTCAGTGCTGCCTGACAGGAGCGTTCATTCACCGCCACCTCTGCAGCCAGAGAGCTTCGAGCAGATGAACGCGTCGCTCCACAGACCGGCCTTCGCCTCCGCCGTGAGCGCTGACGTCCTCCACCAGGACGGTCGAGTTCAGCCAGTCCGCTCGGAGCACGACGCCACACACGA GGTCACGGATCGCCGCGCGGAGCCCGAGGACCGACTGAACA tGTCACAGGGGGGCACAGGTAACCTGTCTCACATCACTCCTAACACCTCGCTGGGCTTTGTTCAGGCCACGCCGTCCCGGGTGTTACCGTCACCCACCGTCAACACGAGAGAGGCACTGG ATTTGATCATGGACATGTTCCAGGCGCCGACTCTCCTCGAGGATCCGTTCAACAACACGTCGGTGCTCCACGCTGAGAAGGACGCCGAGCACGGCTACCCGACAAACG gaggcATCTCCTCGTTCACTAAGCCGCCATCCTCGGCGCCGTTCACGGTCTTCCAGGACGACATGGACAAAGAAAACGGAAG CGCCGCCGCTCCGTCGGCGGCGGAGAAGTCTAGACCAATCAGAGCTCTGGCTGAGATCCCGACATCCAACAAACCGAAC GACACTCCTCCGACCCTGATGCCGGATGAGAGCACCATGTGGGGCGCTCGCTACAACTCGCTGAACTCTCTGGCCGCGTGTCCGAACAGCACCACAGACTTCGCcatgttggctcagtttgtctCCACGCCGTCCACGCACAAGACTCCGTCCAACAGCAACTTCTTCCCAAACCAAg aGAATCACTGTGACGGCGGCGATGCCGGTGACGAAGCTTTCATGAGACGTCAGCCCAAGAAACTGAGTCCGATCCTGGAGCAGAGCCCGTTGAACGAGGTCAGCGTCAGTCAGCTCGTTCCATCAACTGAGAGACACGGGACCATCGTCGGCGAAGGGCTCGCCACGGCGCCACTCAgcctgacctcctcctccatcaccatggTGCAGCCTCCGCCTCCTACCATGCTCTCCTTCAGAGATCAGACCATCTGCCCCACCGACGGCTCATCCGCTCTCAGGACCGCCGGGCCCGACTGGGAGGTGTACACGAGCCCCGAGCAGCCGTCCAAACCGGCGCCCGCTCTGATCCCGCCTCAGAGCCCGGTCCGACCCTGGAGTGAGCCATTCACCATCATGGAGGATTTGGACAAACCCACCAGCCCAGAGCGAGTCCAGAAACAAGTCTGCGACGTTCCCATGAGCCCCGAGTGCGCTCTGAACCCGGACTGGCTCGCCATAAGAAGCCCCGAGGTCACATTCAAACCGGACCTGGACGCCTTCCTGAGCCCCCGTCAGCTGAAGAGCCGCGACGTCCCGATGAGTCCAGAACCACTGAGGCTGTGCGACGTGCCCATGAGCCCGGTGATGATGAGTCCAGACAGAGCGCCAGGCAACGACGTGTCCATGAGCGCGACACCGGCCCAGACCACCACCGCGGTCCAGCTGATGTCGGATCCCTGGGACGACGGACTGATCTCTGATCTGCTGTCCAGCCTCACCCCGCCTCTCACGTCTCACCCCCGCTGCATCACCTGGCCGTGCAACCTGCCGAACATCAGTCCAAAGATGACCTTGAGCATGG GAAACGCGTCGCTGCGAGTCGACTGTGTCCTGGGAGAAGGCGCCTTCGCGACGGCCTACCAGGCGACTGACCCCATGACCTCAGAGCGGATGGTGTTGAAG GTCCAGAAGCCGGCCAATCCCTGGGAGTTTTACATCAACATTCAGCTGGACGCTCGGCTGCATCCCGACGTGCGTCACCTTTACAGCAACGTCCGCTCGGCTCACCTCTTCCGCGACGGCAGCGTGCTGctcactgagcttcacaactaTGGCACTCTGCTG AACGCCGTGAACATCTACAAGACGCTGAGCGACAAGGTGATGCCCCAGCCGCTCGTCATGTACTTCACCGTCTGCATCCTGAACATGGTGGAGCGGCTGCACGACATCCACGTCGTCCACGCCGACATCAAACCCGACAACTTCCTGCTCGGAGAGAG GTTCTTGGAGAACAAGTGTTTCGAGCCGGAGAACATGGACCACGGCCTCGTCCTCATCGACCTCGGACAGAGTGTCGACATGGAGCTTTTCCCAGAAGGCACGGCGTTCACCGGCAAGTGTTTGACGTCGGGCTTCCAGTGCACCGAGATGCTGAGCGGGAAACCCTGGAACTATCAG acGGATTACTTTGGACTCGCTGGGACCGTCTACTGCATGCTGTTCGGGACGTACATGCAAGTCACCAACGAAGGCGGCGTCTGGAAGACGAACGGCATGTTTCGAAG GAATCCTCACAGCGACTTGTGGCAGGACTTCTTCCACACTCTGCTCAACGTACCGGACTGTTCGTCCCTGCCGGACCTCCAGAGCCTCCGCTGTAAACTGACGTCGGTCCTTCAGCAGAACTACAGCAGCAAGCTGCCGTCCCTGAAGAGCCGCCTGGTGGTTCTGCTGCTGGAGAACCGCAGGGCCACTCGGCGATGA
- the bub1 gene encoding mitotic checkpoint serine/threonine-protein kinase BUB1 isoform X2 — MSLVFDRLVERFLNVERYADDLRYVNHCIRCASFYSDPVAMYAHIFSKGVGSRTAALYVAWAQQFEERGMNEQADAVYQKALENQAQPADTVLDEYRQFQSRSRGQAAASAGGRNPLQNSHLTNQMSTHREPAAPVKASADCPTKPATVKTIITVSRSETSGAIPSAQSSGVQTVSEYMTDKLVCEGSELCFEEVRAEKYFQKLREKQESQHEELGETTREQCEVKMLGEQYQNMLSINYILEKANQDLEPRGGFTSQASSQRLSADTEAASALSTNPTQHSFGRPRPSNHLSSRRSLGLRLHAEPTFVHETAEPTESLQPSVLPDRSVHSPPPLQPESFEQMNASLHRPAFASAVSADVLHQDGRVQPVRSEHDATHEVTDRRAEPEDRLNNLIMDMFQAPTLLEDPFNNTSVLHAEKDAEHGYPTNGGISSFTKPPSSAPFTVFQDDMDKENGSAAAPSAAEKSRPIRALAEIPTSNKPNDTPPTLMPDESTMWGARYNSLNSLAACPNSTTDFAMLAQFVSTPSTHKTPSNSNFFPNQENHCDGGDAGDEAFMRRQPKKLSPILEQSPLNEVSVSQLVPSTERHGTIVGEGLATAPLSLTSSSITMVQPPPPTMLSFRDQTICPTDGSSALRTAGPDWEVYTSPEQPSKPAPALIPPQSPVRPWSEPFTIMEDLDKPTSPERVQKQVCDVPMSPECALNPDWLAIRSPEVTFKPDLDAFLSPRQLKSRDVPMSPEPLRLCDVPMSPVMMSPDRAPGNDVSMSATPAQTTTAVQLMSDPWDDGLISDLLSSLTPPLTSHPRCITWPCNLPNISPKMTLSMGNASLRVDCVLGEGAFATAYQATDPMTSERMVLKVQKPANPWEFYINIQLDARLHPDVRHLYSNVRSAHLFRDGSVLLTELHNYGTLLNAVNIYKTLSDKVMPQPLVMYFTVCILNMVERLHDIHVVHADIKPDNFLLGERFLENKCFEPENMDHGLVLIDLGQSVDMELFPEGTAFTGKCLTSGFQCTEMLSGKPWNYQTDYFGLAGTVYCMLFGTYMQVTNEGGVWKTNGMFRRNPHSDLWQDFFHTLLNVPDCSSLPDLQSLRCKLTSVLQQNYSSKLPSLKSRLVVLLLENRRATRR, encoded by the exons ATGTCGCTGGTGTTCGACAGGCTGGTGGAGAGATTTCTGAACGTGGAGCGATACGCAGACGACCTGCGATACGTCAACCACTGCATCCGATGT GCGAGTTTTTACTCCGACCCCGTCGCCATGTACGCTCACATCTTCAGCAAAGGTGTCGGCAGCAGGACCGCCGCCCTGTACGTGGCCTGGGCTCAGCAGtttgaggagagagggatgaacgAACAGGCCGACGCCGTGTACCAGAAGGCGCTGGAGAACCAGGCCCAGCCGGCCGACACTGTCCTCGACGAGTacag ACAGTTCCAGTCACGGAGCCGAGGTCAGGCGGCCGCGTCAG CCGGAGGTCGAAACCCGTTACAGAACTCCCATTTAACCAACCAGATGTCGACCCACAGAGAGCCTGCAGCTCCGGTCAAG GCGTCAGCTGACTGTCCGACCAAACCGGCCACCGTCAAAACCATCATAAC CGTCTCTCGCTCGGAGACGTCCGGGGCGATTCCCTCCGCTCAGAGCTCGGGCGTTCAGACTGTATCCGAGTACATGACGGACAAGCTCGTCTGCGAAGGCTCCGAACTTTGTTTCGAGGAAGTCCGAGCGGAGAAATACTTCCAGAAGCTCCGGGAGAAACAAGAGAGCCAGCACGAAGAACTGGGCGAGACGACGAGGGAACAGTGTGAGGTGAAGATGCTGGGGGAGCAGTACCAGAACATGCTGAGCATCAACTACATCCTGGAGAAAGCAAACCAGGACCTGGAGCCACGGGGAGGGTTCACGAGCCAGGCGTCATCACAGAgg CTCTCTGCAGACACTGAAGCAGCCTCTGCTCTGAGCACTAATCCTACCCAGCATTCCTTTGGGCGTCCTCGGCCCTCCAACCATCTGAGCAGCAGGCGCTCTCTCGGCCTGAGGTTACACGCCGAACCGACCTTCGTCCACGAGACCGCCGAGCCGACGGAGTCCCTTCAACCCTCAGTGCTGCCTGACAGGAGCGTTCATTCACCGCCACCTCTGCAGCCAGAGAGCTTCGAGCAGATGAACGCGTCGCTCCACAGACCGGCCTTCGCCTCCGCCGTGAGCGCTGACGTCCTCCACCAGGACGGTCGAGTTCAGCCAGTCCGCTCGGAGCACGACGCCACACACGA GGTCACGGATCGCCGCGCGGAGCCCGAGGACCGACTGAACA ATTTGATCATGGACATGTTCCAGGCGCCGACTCTCCTCGAGGATCCGTTCAACAACACGTCGGTGCTCCACGCTGAGAAGGACGCCGAGCACGGCTACCCGACAAACG gaggcATCTCCTCGTTCACTAAGCCGCCATCCTCGGCGCCGTTCACGGTCTTCCAGGACGACATGGACAAAGAAAACGGAAG CGCCGCCGCTCCGTCGGCGGCGGAGAAGTCTAGACCAATCAGAGCTCTGGCTGAGATCCCGACATCCAACAAACCGAAC GACACTCCTCCGACCCTGATGCCGGATGAGAGCACCATGTGGGGCGCTCGCTACAACTCGCTGAACTCTCTGGCCGCGTGTCCGAACAGCACCACAGACTTCGCcatgttggctcagtttgtctCCACGCCGTCCACGCACAAGACTCCGTCCAACAGCAACTTCTTCCCAAACCAAg aGAATCACTGTGACGGCGGCGATGCCGGTGACGAAGCTTTCATGAGACGTCAGCCCAAGAAACTGAGTCCGATCCTGGAGCAGAGCCCGTTGAACGAGGTCAGCGTCAGTCAGCTCGTTCCATCAACTGAGAGACACGGGACCATCGTCGGCGAAGGGCTCGCCACGGCGCCACTCAgcctgacctcctcctccatcaccatggTGCAGCCTCCGCCTCCTACCATGCTCTCCTTCAGAGATCAGACCATCTGCCCCACCGACGGCTCATCCGCTCTCAGGACCGCCGGGCCCGACTGGGAGGTGTACACGAGCCCCGAGCAGCCGTCCAAACCGGCGCCCGCTCTGATCCCGCCTCAGAGCCCGGTCCGACCCTGGAGTGAGCCATTCACCATCATGGAGGATTTGGACAAACCCACCAGCCCAGAGCGAGTCCAGAAACAAGTCTGCGACGTTCCCATGAGCCCCGAGTGCGCTCTGAACCCGGACTGGCTCGCCATAAGAAGCCCCGAGGTCACATTCAAACCGGACCTGGACGCCTTCCTGAGCCCCCGTCAGCTGAAGAGCCGCGACGTCCCGATGAGTCCAGAACCACTGAGGCTGTGCGACGTGCCCATGAGCCCGGTGATGATGAGTCCAGACAGAGCGCCAGGCAACGACGTGTCCATGAGCGCGACACCGGCCCAGACCACCACCGCGGTCCAGCTGATGTCGGATCCCTGGGACGACGGACTGATCTCTGATCTGCTGTCCAGCCTCACCCCGCCTCTCACGTCTCACCCCCGCTGCATCACCTGGCCGTGCAACCTGCCGAACATCAGTCCAAAGATGACCTTGAGCATGG GAAACGCGTCGCTGCGAGTCGACTGTGTCCTGGGAGAAGGCGCCTTCGCGACGGCCTACCAGGCGACTGACCCCATGACCTCAGAGCGGATGGTGTTGAAG GTCCAGAAGCCGGCCAATCCCTGGGAGTTTTACATCAACATTCAGCTGGACGCTCGGCTGCATCCCGACGTGCGTCACCTTTACAGCAACGTCCGCTCGGCTCACCTCTTCCGCGACGGCAGCGTGCTGctcactgagcttcacaactaTGGCACTCTGCTG AACGCCGTGAACATCTACAAGACGCTGAGCGACAAGGTGATGCCCCAGCCGCTCGTCATGTACTTCACCGTCTGCATCCTGAACATGGTGGAGCGGCTGCACGACATCCACGTCGTCCACGCCGACATCAAACCCGACAACTTCCTGCTCGGAGAGAG GTTCTTGGAGAACAAGTGTTTCGAGCCGGAGAACATGGACCACGGCCTCGTCCTCATCGACCTCGGACAGAGTGTCGACATGGAGCTTTTCCCAGAAGGCACGGCGTTCACCGGCAAGTGTTTGACGTCGGGCTTCCAGTGCACCGAGATGCTGAGCGGGAAACCCTGGAACTATCAG acGGATTACTTTGGACTCGCTGGGACCGTCTACTGCATGCTGTTCGGGACGTACATGCAAGTCACCAACGAAGGCGGCGTCTGGAAGACGAACGGCATGTTTCGAAG GAATCCTCACAGCGACTTGTGGCAGGACTTCTTCCACACTCTGCTCAACGTACCGGACTGTTCGTCCCTGCCGGACCTCCAGAGCCTCCGCTGTAAACTGACGTCGGTCCTTCAGCAGAACTACAGCAGCAAGCTGCCGTCCCTGAAGAGCCGCCTGGTGGTTCTGCTGCTGGAGAACCGCAGGGCCACTCGGCGATGA